One genomic window of Niveibacterium sp. SC-1 includes the following:
- a CDS encoding 3',5'-nucleoside bisphosphate phosphatase: protein MLARNPDLHCHSTVSDGLLSPRDLVARAVAHEVDLLALTDHDELAGLSDAREAADAAGLRFVNGVEISVSWGEQTLHIVGLGFDAAHPPLVEGLAQVRSGRDERAERMGAALAQIGIRGAYEGALKYVGNPALVSRSHFARYLVEIGVARDVKSVFDHYLVRGKPGYVEHDWASLEDALSWIHGAGGLAVIAHPGRYRLSNDELEKVFARFRDLGGDAIEVVSGSQGRECTLGFARVARRYGFLASRASDFHGPLESATDIGCADPLPEDLIPVWSHL from the coding sequence ATGCTGGCTCGCAACCCCGACCTCCACTGCCACTCCACTGTTTCCGACGGCTTGCTCTCGCCGCGCGATCTGGTCGCGCGCGCCGTGGCGCACGAGGTCGACCTGCTGGCGCTCACCGACCACGACGAGCTCGCCGGGCTGAGCGATGCCCGCGAAGCGGCGGATGCCGCCGGATTGCGTTTCGTGAACGGCGTGGAGATTTCCGTTTCCTGGGGCGAGCAGACCCTGCACATCGTCGGCCTGGGCTTCGATGCCGCGCATCCGCCGCTGGTCGAAGGCCTCGCCCAGGTGCGCAGCGGACGCGACGAGCGGGCCGAACGGATGGGCGCGGCGCTGGCGCAGATCGGCATCCGCGGCGCCTACGAGGGCGCCCTCAAGTATGTCGGCAACCCGGCGCTGGTGAGCCGCTCCCATTTCGCACGCTATCTGGTCGAGATCGGCGTCGCGCGCGATGTGAAGAGCGTCTTCGACCACTACCTGGTGCGTGGCAAGCCCGGCTACGTCGAGCACGACTGGGCGAGCCTGGAGGATGCGCTGAGCTGGATCCACGGTGCCGGAGGCCTCGCGGTGATTGCACATCCGGGCCGCTATCGACTCTCGAACGACGAGCTCGAAAAGGTCTTTGCGCGCTTCCGCGATCTGGGCGGCGACGCGATCGAAGTGGTCTCCGGTTCGCAGGGGCGCGAATGCACGCTGGGCTTTGCCCGTGTGGCGCGCCGCTACGGCTTCCTGGCCTCCCGCGCCTCGGACTTTCACGGTCCGCTGGAAAGCGCGACCGACATTGGCTGCGCCGACCCCCTGCCGGAAGACTTGATCCCGGTTTGGTCGCACCTCTGA
- the scpB gene encoding SMC-Scp complex subunit ScpB — MRVLEALLLSAAETLTMQDLRRAFDDQLDSDVLRRLLDTLRERWSGRGVELVQLASGWRFRTHVDCQPYIDRLREQKPPRYSRAVLETLAIIAYRQPVTRGDIEEIRGVAVSPNVLKTLESRGWVDIVGHRDTPGRPALYATTRRFLDELGLRSLTELPPLAEIEKVMDLVDTRAEAAQAAAQ, encoded by the coding sequence TTGCGCGTGCTGGAAGCCTTGCTGCTCTCCGCCGCGGAAACGCTCACGATGCAGGATCTGCGTCGTGCCTTCGACGACCAGCTTGATTCCGATGTATTGCGGCGGCTGCTCGACACGCTCCGTGAGCGCTGGTCGGGCCGTGGCGTGGAACTGGTGCAACTGGCTTCTGGCTGGCGCTTCCGGACCCACGTCGATTGCCAGCCCTACATCGACAGGCTGAGAGAACAGAAACCGCCGAGATATTCGCGGGCCGTGCTGGAGACGCTGGCGATCATTGCCTACCGCCAGCCGGTGACGCGCGGCGACATTGAAGAGATTCGCGGTGTGGCCGTTTCCCCCAACGTGCTCAAAACGCTTGAATCGCGCGGCTGGGTCGACATTGTCGGCCACCGTGATACCCCGGGACGCCCGGCGCTGTACGCCACGACACGGCGTTTCCTGGATGAACTGGGCCTGCGCAGCTTGACCGAGCTGCCGCCACTGGCCGAAATAGAAAAGGTGATGGATCTTGTCGACACCCGAGCAGAAGCCGCGCAGGCCGCGGCGCAGTAA
- the nusA gene encoding transcription termination factor NusA, translating into MSREVLQLVDALAREKNVAREIVFQSLETALASATKKRIHDDADVRVSIDRETGEHEAFRRWVVMLDAEVTNDEGEIGLIDARDQFPDIQVGEYVEEPLEPIDFGRIGAQAAKQVILQRIRDAEREQILNDFLERKEFLVTGNIKRMERGNAVVEVGRLEAVLPKDQMVPKENLRVGDRVRAYLLRIDRGARGPQLILSRTAPEFVIKLFELEVPEMEDGLLEIKACARDPGLRSKIAVKANDPRIDPIGTCVGLRGSRVTAVRNELGGENIDIVLWSSDPAEFVIKALAPAEVSSIVVDEEAHAMDVVVDESNLAIAIGRGGQNVKLASELTAWQINLMTLEESAQKSGEEQGRLRSLFTAKLDVDEEVADILIEEGFTSLEEIAYVPLAEMLEIEAFDEETVNELRTRARNVLLTEAIVSEEALEQTDEGLLALEGMDKPLAAKLARAGVKTRDDLADLAVDELTEIAEIDAVRATDLITKARAHWFE; encoded by the coding sequence ATGAGCCGCGAAGTACTGCAGCTTGTCGATGCGCTGGCGCGCGAAAAGAACGTGGCGCGCGAGATCGTCTTCCAGTCACTGGAGACGGCGTTGGCATCCGCAACCAAGAAGCGTATCCATGACGACGCGGACGTGCGTGTGTCCATCGATCGCGAAACCGGCGAGCACGAAGCTTTCCGCCGCTGGGTGGTGATGCTGGATGCCGAGGTCACCAACGACGAAGGCGAAATCGGCCTGATCGACGCGCGCGACCAGTTTCCCGACATCCAGGTTGGCGAATACGTCGAGGAACCGCTGGAGCCGATCGACTTCGGTCGAATCGGCGCGCAGGCCGCCAAGCAGGTGATCCTGCAACGCATCCGCGACGCCGAGCGCGAGCAGATCCTCAACGATTTCCTTGAGCGCAAGGAGTTCCTGGTCACCGGCAACATCAAGCGCATGGAACGCGGCAACGCCGTCGTCGAAGTGGGCCGTCTCGAAGCCGTGCTGCCCAAGGACCAGATGGTCCCGAAGGAAAACCTGCGTGTCGGCGACCGCGTGCGGGCTTACCTGCTGCGCATCGATCGTGGTGCCCGCGGCCCGCAACTGATCCTGTCGCGCACCGCGCCCGAATTCGTCATCAAGCTCTTCGAACTCGAAGTGCCGGAAATGGAAGACGGGCTGCTGGAAATCAAGGCCTGCGCCCGTGATCCGGGGCTGCGTTCCAAGATCGCCGTCAAGGCCAACGATCCGCGCATCGACCCGATCGGTACCTGCGTGGGCTTGCGTGGCTCGCGTGTGACCGCCGTACGCAACGAGCTGGGGGGCGAGAACATCGACATCGTGCTGTGGTCGTCCGACCCCGCCGAGTTCGTGATCAAGGCGCTGGCGCCGGCCGAGGTTTCCTCGATCGTTGTGGACGAAGAAGCGCACGCGATGGACGTGGTGGTCGACGAGAGCAATCTTGCGATCGCGATCGGTCGTGGCGGTCAGAACGTGAAGCTCGCTTCCGAGCTTACCGCCTGGCAGATCAACCTGATGACGCTTGAAGAGAGCGCGCAGAAGTCCGGCGAGGAACAGGGCCGGTTGCGCTCGCTGTTCACCGCCAAGCTGGACGTGGACGAGGAAGTCGCTGACATCCTCATCGAGGAAGGTTTTACCTCCCTTGAGGAAATCGCCTACGTGCCGCTGGCCGAAATGCTGGAAATCGAAGCCTTCGACGAGGAAACGGTCAACGAGCTGCGCACCCGCGCACGCAACGTGTTGCTGACCGAGGCCATCGTCAGTGAAGAGGCCCTCGAGCAGACTGACGAAGGTCTGCTCGCCCTCGAAGGCATGGACAAGCCACTCGCCGCCAAATTGGCGCGAGCTGGCGTTAAGACCCGCGACGACCTCGCCGACCTTGCCGTCGATGAGCTGACCGAGATCGCGGAAATCGACGCAGTGCGTGCGACTGACTTGATTACCAAAGCGCGAGCGCACTGGTTCGAGTAA
- the rimP gene encoding ribosome maturation factor RimP, whose protein sequence is MELIKLIEQTAEGLGYEVVDVEMSPRGRLLRVFIDKEDGINVEDCADVSNQLTRVFMVENFDYDRLEVSSPGLDRPLTKLAHFARFAGEQIQFKLRVPAAGSQRNFRGLLRGVEGDDVLVETDAGEQRFAFADIEKARVVPTF, encoded by the coding sequence ATGGAACTGATAAAGCTGATTGAGCAGACCGCAGAGGGCTTGGGTTACGAGGTCGTGGACGTTGAGATGTCCCCTCGTGGCAGGCTGCTGCGCGTTTTCATCGACAAGGAAGACGGTATCAATGTCGAGGATTGCGCGGATGTCAGCAACCAGCTCACCCGTGTGTTCATGGTCGAGAACTTCGACTACGACCGTCTCGAAGTTTCCTCTCCCGGTCTGGATCGTCCGCTGACCAAGCTGGCGCATTTCGCACGCTTTGCTGGCGAACAGATCCAGTTCAAGTTGCGCGTGCCGGCGGCAGGCAGTCAACGCAACTTCAGGGGATTGCTGCGCGGCGTCGAGGGTGACGACGTGCTGGTAGAGACGGACGCGGGCGAGCAGCGATTTGCCTTCGCGGACATCGAGAAGGCCCGCGTGGTGCCTACGTTTTGA
- a CDS encoding tryptophan--tRNA ligase, with protein sequence MLAERVLSGMRPIGRLHLGHYHGVLKDWTALQAEFPCFFLVADWHALTAGYEDTKRIGENVWEMVIDWLAAGVDPNQSTLFIQSRVPEHAELQLLLSMMTPRAWLERVPSYKEQVERPEHEDLDTFGFLGYPLLQSADILIYRSTRIPVGEDQLPHIELARELARRFNHLYGREPGYEERARSAVKKLGAKRGRHYDELRTRYQQEGDAEALAQARAVIDESQSLSLGDRERLYGYIEGGGKRILVEPSARLTPAARLPGLDGRKMSRSRGNTINLREDADTVARKLRTMVTDPARVRRDDPGDPGNCPVWPLHQIYSDAATQSWAQEGCRSAGIGCLECKQPLIDAVVAEQQMLSERAQPYVEDPSLVRNIVAEGCERARKLAQETLREVREAMGLDYS encoded by the coding sequence ATGCTCGCCGAACGCGTCCTGTCCGGGATGCGCCCTATCGGGCGCCTGCATCTTGGCCACTACCACGGCGTACTGAAGGACTGGACTGCCCTGCAGGCGGAGTTCCCCTGTTTCTTTCTTGTCGCCGACTGGCATGCCCTGACGGCGGGCTATGAAGACACCAAGCGTATCGGCGAAAACGTCTGGGAGATGGTGATCGACTGGCTCGCGGCGGGCGTGGACCCGAACCAGTCCACCCTCTTCATCCAGTCGCGGGTGCCCGAACATGCCGAGCTGCAGCTGCTGCTCTCGATGATGACCCCGCGGGCCTGGCTGGAACGGGTGCCGAGCTACAAGGAGCAGGTCGAGCGGCCGGAACACGAGGACCTTGATACTTTCGGTTTCCTTGGCTACCCCTTGCTGCAGAGCGCCGACATCCTGATCTACCGCTCGACCCGGATTCCGGTGGGCGAGGACCAGCTGCCGCACATTGAGCTTGCCCGCGAGCTGGCGCGCCGCTTCAATCATCTGTACGGCCGCGAACCGGGCTACGAGGAGCGCGCGCGCAGCGCCGTGAAGAAGCTCGGCGCCAAGCGCGGACGACACTACGACGAGCTGCGCACGCGCTACCAGCAGGAAGGCGACGCGGAGGCCCTCGCGCAGGCGCGCGCGGTGATCGACGAGTCGCAGAGCCTGTCGCTGGGCGACCGCGAGCGTCTCTACGGCTACATCGAGGGCGGCGGCAAGCGGATCCTGGTCGAGCCGTCTGCACGGCTCACGCCCGCCGCGCGCCTGCCCGGCCTGGACGGACGGAAGATGTCCAGATCCCGTGGCAACACGATCAACCTGCGCGAGGATGCGGACACCGTGGCGCGCAAGCTGCGCACCATGGTGACCGATCCGGCGCGCGTGCGGCGCGACGACCCGGGCGATCCGGGCAACTGCCCGGTGTGGCCCCTGCATCAGATCTATTCGGACGCCGCGACACAGTCCTGGGCGCAGGAAGGTTGCCGCTCGGCGGGCATCGGCTGCCTCGAATGCAAGCAGCCGCTGATCGACGCCGTCGTGGCCGAGCAGCAGATGCTGAGCGAACGGGCCCAGCCCTATGTCGAGGACCCTTCGCTGGTCCGCAACATCGTGGCCGAAGGTTGCGAACGGGCCCGCAAGCTGGCCCAGGAAACCCTGCGCGAGGTGCGCGAAGCCATGGGCCTGGACTATTCATGA
- a CDS encoding alpha/beta hydrolase encodes MPAAEIYTPRLASRSEWLDARGLRLHVRRWGRAGAPRLFLIHGWMDVAASFQFMIDALAGDWDVIAPDLRGFGDSEWNRNGYFFAQYLADLDLLLDHYSPDEPVRLVGHSLGGNVVTVYAGVRPERIRALVALDTFGLRDAAPDEAPQRLAQWLAQQRRPETFRPMADFKALAQRLAVENPRLSSARAAFLARQLGEEDGIGGVVRAADPTHKHINPNLYRFSEIAACWRRVRAPVLQILADDRALLERLGVQAEDVEERMALFEDVRCITFDGCGHNLHHDDPERLAQVIEDFLAQH; translated from the coding sequence ATGCCTGCCGCCGAAATCTATACGCCCCGCCTGGCCTCTCGCAGCGAATGGCTGGACGCCCGCGGCCTGCGCCTGCATGTGCGTCGCTGGGGCAGGGCGGGTGCGCCCAGGCTCTTCCTGATCCACGGCTGGATGGACGTCGCCGCCTCCTTCCAGTTCATGATCGATGCCCTCGCCGGCGACTGGGACGTGATCGCGCCAGACCTGCGAGGGTTCGGCGACAGCGAATGGAACCGCAACGGCTACTTTTTCGCCCAGTACCTCGCCGATCTCGACCTGCTGCTTGACCACTACAGCCCCGACGAACCGGTGCGGCTGGTCGGCCATAGCCTGGGCGGCAACGTGGTCACGGTCTATGCGGGCGTGCGGCCGGAGCGGATCCGCGCCCTCGTGGCGCTGGATACCTTCGGCTTGCGCGACGCCGCCCCGGACGAAGCGCCGCAGCGTCTCGCGCAGTGGCTCGCGCAGCAGCGCCGGCCCGAAACCTTCCGGCCGATGGCGGATTTCAAGGCCCTGGCGCAGCGTCTGGCTGTGGAGAATCCGCGCCTGAGTTCCGCGCGGGCGGCCTTCCTGGCGCGACAACTAGGCGAAGAGGACGGCATCGGCGGTGTGGTCCGCGCGGCGGATCCGACCCACAAGCACATCAATCCGAATCTGTATCGCTTCTCCGAGATCGCCGCCTGCTGGCGCCGGGTGCGCGCGCCGGTGCTGCAGATCCTCGCGGATGACCGTGCCCTGCTCGAACGCCTGGGCGTGCAGGCCGAGGACGTGGAGGAGCGCATGGCCCTGTTCGAGGATGTGCGCTGCATCACCTTCGATGGCTGCGGCCACAACCTGCATCACGACGATCCGGAGCGGCTCGCGCAGGTGATCGAGGACTTCCTCGCCCAGCATTGA
- a CDS encoding L-threonylcarbamoyladenylate synthase, translated as MAQYFSLHPDNPQPRLLRQAAEIIRGGGLVAFPTDSAYALGGHTGDANLIERIRRIREVDDRHHLTLMVRDLSEIAHYARVDNAQYRLLKAATPGPYTFILEGTKELPRRVLHPKRKTIGVRVPEHPMVSALLAELDEPLLTSTLLLPGEDLPLTDPEDIRERLEKLVDLVIEAGACGPEATTVIDLTGGAPEVVRQGLGPLGPLGLG; from the coding sequence TTGGCCCAGTACTTCTCTCTGCATCCGGACAACCCGCAGCCGCGTCTGCTCCGACAGGCGGCCGAGATCATCCGTGGCGGCGGCCTGGTGGCCTTCCCCACCGACTCGGCCTACGCGCTGGGCGGGCACACCGGCGACGCGAACCTGATCGAGCGCATCCGCCGCATCCGCGAAGTGGATGACCGCCACCACCTGACTCTGATGGTGCGTGACCTCTCGGAGATCGCCCACTACGCGCGGGTCGACAACGCCCAATACCGCCTGCTCAAGGCGGCGACGCCAGGGCCCTACACCTTCATCCTGGAAGGAACGAAAGAGCTGCCGCGGCGAGTGCTGCACCCCAAGCGCAAGACCATCGGCGTCCGCGTGCCGGAGCATCCGATGGTGTCGGCATTGCTCGCGGAGCTCGATGAGCCCTTGCTGACCTCGACCCTGCTGCTGCCCGGCGAGGACCTCCCGCTGACCGACCCGGAAGACATCCGCGAACGCCTGGAAAAGCTGGTGGATCTGGTGATCGAGGCGGGCGCCTGCGGACCCGAAGCCACTACGGTGATTGACCTCACCGGCGGGGCGCCCGAGGTGGTACGCCAGGGGCTCGGCCCCTTGGGGCCCTTGGGCCTGGGCTGA
- a CDS encoding ScpA family protein codes for MSDTAELALDLRPHPTADEPALARIYGESMYQIPKDLYIPPEALQVILEAFEGPLDLLLYLIRKANIDVLDIPMAPLTRQYLEYVEAMRSHNLELAAEYLLMAAVLLEVKSRMLLPRPPQVLDEEADPRAELVRRLLEYEQMKLAAYKLDILPRVERDFEWVTVWVAEKVAERQPEVSLHDLQAAWLGLMKKAKLTQHHTIQREELSVREYMSLILRKLSGGAFTPFLELFDAGAGVSVLVVSFLAVLELVKERLVVVSQVEPLEPIYVRINESTE; via the coding sequence ATGAGCGATACCGCCGAACTCGCGCTCGATCTGCGCCCGCATCCGACGGCCGACGAGCCCGCCTTGGCGCGGATCTACGGCGAGTCGATGTACCAGATCCCGAAGGATCTCTACATTCCGCCCGAGGCGCTGCAGGTGATCCTGGAGGCCTTCGAAGGGCCGCTGGACCTTTTGCTCTACCTGATCCGCAAAGCCAATATCGACGTTCTCGACATTCCGATGGCGCCACTCACGCGGCAATATCTGGAGTACGTGGAGGCGATGCGCAGCCACAACCTCGAACTCGCGGCGGAATACCTGCTGATGGCCGCGGTGCTCCTGGAAGTGAAGTCGCGCATGCTGCTGCCGCGCCCTCCGCAGGTGCTCGACGAAGAGGCCGATCCGCGCGCCGAGCTGGTCAGGCGCCTGCTCGAATACGAACAGATGAAGCTCGCGGCCTACAAGCTCGACATCCTGCCGCGGGTGGAGCGCGACTTCGAATGGGTCACGGTCTGGGTCGCTGAGAAAGTCGCCGAGCGCCAGCCCGAGGTGAGCCTGCACGATCTGCAGGCGGCCTGGCTGGGCCTGATGAAGAAGGCGAAGCTCACGCAGCACCACACGATCCAGCGCGAAGAGCTGTCGGTGCGTGAGTACATGAGCCTGATCCTGCGCAAGCTCTCCGGCGGGGCTTTCACGCCTTTCCTGGAGCTCTTTGACGCCGGCGCGGGCGTGAGCGTGCTGGTGGTCAGCTTTCTCGCGGTGCTCGAGCTGGTCAAGGAGCGCCTGGTCGTCGTGAGCCAGGTCGAACCGCTGGAACCTATCTATGTCCGAATCAACGAATCGACCGAGTGA
- a CDS encoding site-2 protease family protein, producing MYEAVLTVLVWAIPLVLAITLHEAAHGYAARQLGDPTAYLAGRISLNPLKHIDPVGTVIVPGAILLMGALTGTSIPPFGWAKAVPVNFGRLRHPKRDMLWVAAAGPASNLAQAFAWGLMASLQQLLGGYGGELFATMTQAGVLANLALMLLNLLPIPPLDGGRIMVSLLPSRQAWQFAKIEPYGFFILIGLLYLHVLDYVLWPLMTPLATLIFRLTGN from the coding sequence ATGTACGAAGCCGTCCTGACCGTGCTGGTGTGGGCGATCCCGCTGGTACTGGCGATCACCCTGCACGAAGCCGCGCACGGCTACGCAGCACGACAACTCGGCGATCCCACGGCCTATCTGGCCGGGCGGATCAGCCTGAATCCTCTCAAGCACATCGACCCGGTCGGCACGGTCATCGTGCCGGGCGCCATCCTGCTCATGGGAGCGCTCACGGGCACCAGCATCCCGCCCTTCGGCTGGGCCAAGGCCGTGCCGGTGAACTTCGGCCGCCTGCGCCATCCCAAGCGCGACATGCTCTGGGTCGCGGCCGCCGGACCGGCCTCCAACCTTGCTCAAGCCTTCGCCTGGGGGCTCATGGCGAGCCTGCAGCAGCTCCTGGGGGGGTATGGCGGCGAGCTTTTCGCGACCATGACCCAGGCCGGTGTGCTCGCGAACCTGGCATTGATGTTGCTGAATCTTCTGCCAATTCCGCCGCTGGACGGTGGCCGCATCATGGTCAGCCTGCTGCCCTCGCGCCAGGCTTGGCAATTCGCAAAGATCGAACCCTATGGTTTCTTCATCCTCATCGGACTGCTGTATCTGCACGTGCTCGACTATGTGCTGTGGCCGCTCATGACCCCGCTTGCCACGCTGATTTTCCGGCTGACCGGCAACTAG